A single window of Nicotiana tomentosiformis chromosome 1, ASM39032v3, whole genome shotgun sequence DNA harbors:
- the LOC117274828 gene encoding replication protein A 70 kDa DNA-binding subunit D-like isoform X3, whose product MLHLFAQTRKMHHLKNSSANLRSPAQTCYLLLIALLLLLTLLDLYFFYWVVSLIVHFFYYSMRPTILTLWEDFADADGSILAAQVAEYPIIVAKRITRTNYAGLSLSTRYNSVILINSPYPQVGRLLNWVRDNRPRLMRYSQQNSLAVDWSLVPAAEHNDTVPIADIQSQPHVYTTLLRGRNNHYLLNMFDNVFLINSSRYN is encoded by the exons ATGCTGCATTTGTTTGCTCAGACACGCAAGATGCATCATTTAAAAAACTCTTCTGCCAACCTTCGCTCTCCTGCGCAAACATGTTACTTACTTCTTATAGCTTTATTACTCTTGTTGACATTGTTAgacttgtattttttttattgggTAGTGTCACTTATTGTCCATTTCTTTTACTATAGTATGAGGCCTACTATCCTTACGCTGTGGGAAGACTTCGCCGACGCTGATGGAAGCATCCTCGCTGCACAGGTTGCTGAATATCCAATAATTGTAGCAAAACGAATTACGCGAACCAACTATGCTG GATTATCATTGTCGACAAGGTACAACTCGGTCATACTGATAAATTCACCATATCCTCAAGTTGGAAGACTTCTAAACTG GGTCAGAGACAACCGACCAAGATTGATGAGATACAGTCAGCAAAATTCTTTGGCGGTTGATTGGTCTCTGGTGCCTGCGGCAGAACACAATGATACTGTCCCAATTGCTGATATCCAGTCACAACCTCACGTAT ATACAACTCTTTTACGTGGAAG GAACAACCATTACCTCTTGAACATGTTCGATAATGTCTTCCTCATAAACTCTTCAAGATACAACTGA
- the LOC117274828 gene encoding replication protein A 70 kDa DNA-binding subunit B-like isoform X2: protein MLHLFAQTRKMHHLKNSSANLRSPAQTCYLLLIALLLLLTLLDLYFFYWVVSLIVHFFYYSMRPTILTLWEDFADADGSILAAQVAEYPIIVAKRITRTNYAGLSLSTRYNSVILINSPYPQVGRLLNWVRDNRPRLMRYSQQNSLAVDWSLVPAAEHNDTVPIADIQSQPHIQLFYVEGKLSLPTHDQDFYELLCSHCGRQYRTHSPKIIHCASCKQRTMLTSGTTITS from the exons ATGCTGCATTTGTTTGCTCAGACACGCAAGATGCATCATTTAAAAAACTCTTCTGCCAACCTTCGCTCTCCTGCGCAAACATGTTACTTACTTCTTATAGCTTTATTACTCTTGTTGACATTGTTAgacttgtattttttttattgggTAGTGTCACTTATTGTCCATTTCTTTTACTATAGTATGAGGCCTACTATCCTTACGCTGTGGGAAGACTTCGCCGACGCTGATGGAAGCATCCTCGCTGCACAGGTTGCTGAATATCCAATAATTGTAGCAAAACGAATTACGCGAACCAACTATGCTG GATTATCATTGTCGACAAGGTACAACTCGGTCATACTGATAAATTCACCATATCCTCAAGTTGGAAGACTTCTAAACTG GGTCAGAGACAACCGACCAAGATTGATGAGATACAGTCAGCAAAATTCTTTGGCGGTTGATTGGTCTCTGGTGCCTGCGGCAGAACACAATGATACTGTCCCAATTGCTGATATCCAGTCACAACCTCAC ATACAACTCTTTTACGTGGAAGGTAAATTATCACTGCCGACTCACGACCAAGATTTCTATGAATTACTGTGTTCCCACTGCGGGCGGCAGTACAGAACTCATTCGCCAAAAATTATTCATTGTGCGAGCTGCAAGCAACGTACGATGTTAACATCCG GAACAACCATTACCTCTTGA
- the LOC117274828 gene encoding replication protein A 70 kDa DNA-binding subunit B-like isoform X4 encodes MLHLFAQTRKMHHLKNSSANLRSPAQTCYLLLIALLLLLTLLDLYFFYWVVSLIVHFFYYSMRPTILTLWEDFADADGSILAAQVAEYPIIVAKRITRTNYAGLSLSTRYNSVILINSPYPQVGRLLNWVRDNRPRLMRYSQQNSLAVDWSLVPAAEHNDTVPIADIQSQPHIQLFYVEGTTITS; translated from the exons ATGCTGCATTTGTTTGCTCAGACACGCAAGATGCATCATTTAAAAAACTCTTCTGCCAACCTTCGCTCTCCTGCGCAAACATGTTACTTACTTCTTATAGCTTTATTACTCTTGTTGACATTGTTAgacttgtattttttttattgggTAGTGTCACTTATTGTCCATTTCTTTTACTATAGTATGAGGCCTACTATCCTTACGCTGTGGGAAGACTTCGCCGACGCTGATGGAAGCATCCTCGCTGCACAGGTTGCTGAATATCCAATAATTGTAGCAAAACGAATTACGCGAACCAACTATGCTG GATTATCATTGTCGACAAGGTACAACTCGGTCATACTGATAAATTCACCATATCCTCAAGTTGGAAGACTTCTAAACTG GGTCAGAGACAACCGACCAAGATTGATGAGATACAGTCAGCAAAATTCTTTGGCGGTTGATTGGTCTCTGGTGCCTGCGGCAGAACACAATGATACTGTCCCAATTGCTGATATCCAGTCACAACCTCAC ATACAACTCTTTTACGTGGAAG GAACAACCATTACCTCTTGA